In Vanessa atalanta chromosome W, ilVanAtal1.2, whole genome shotgun sequence, a genomic segment contains:
- the LOC125075606 gene encoding LOW QUALITY PROTEIN: uncharacterized protein LOC125075606 (The sequence of the model RefSeq protein was modified relative to this genomic sequence to represent the inferred CDS: inserted 1 base in 1 codon; substituted 2 bases at 2 genomic stop codons), whose protein sequence is MELVEAQNPASETAIGDNGYQSVPVTEVTMLADITNKPENQHYSNVQEYFKILESASVRNENHHHSTAFIPDCIDERHSHSENSDVDLSDQDPTYEVPNTQKKKILVYPNQSKSSGSSSYSSSSSSTSSSGSSKDSSDTEEELNKRQDNISQGTVQKQFEQTEIESTTTEIVINQEFRENTTPQEEKKKGRKRKRNEQSWKQNKAKSLRNAGKQYISKKNKTIKPRSVQSSCSDKCRLKCSEKITAEQRQTIFDAYWNLGQVDVQRSFIMSCMTDITPRYKYTNARNPRNCNQAFHFLFEGQSVRVCKTFFIKVLDISDRVIRTVKDKIDKHGFLSRDRRGQHINHXKDXXTAIPRIESHYIRQYSTREYIDGGKTIADLFRDFEETQNKNKKAAVKGHTQNEGDNIQSLIEEEIAKNLKSGPIYSPHQYVAVIKNAKKSGKKFSVHELTFESFLDLKKLQEDWGINFNKTKEGTTVLWNDIKAIRVTRDTPFSFFVKTSYKDSGYQEVSVRNKRKKMLPVCDIIPTNVYTQRQELSENKKKDLRELLSKKIIPNFYSDFYNSIL, encoded by the exons ATGGAGCTTGTTGAGGCTCAAAATCCAGCTTCAGAGACGGCAATAGGAGATAATGGATACCAATCAGTACCTGTAACTGAAGTGACg atGTTAGCTGATATAACAAACAAGCCCGAAAATCAGCATTACTCAAACgtacaagaatattttaagattcTGGAATCGGCTTCAGTCAGAAATGAAAATCACCATCATAGTACCGCATTTATTCCCGATTGCATTGATGAGAGACATTCTCATTCAGAGAATAGCGATGTCGATTTAAGTGATCAAGACCCAACATACGAAGTACCAAATACacaaaagaagaaaatattagtatatccaaatcaatcaaaatcatcAGGGAGTTCCTCATATTCTTCGTCTTCCTCATCCACATCATCTTCAGGATCTTCCAAAGATAGTTCTGATACAGAAGAAGAACTGAACAAAAGACAAGATAACATAAGTCAGGGAACCGTACAAAAGCAATTCGAGCAAACCGAGATTGAAAGTACAACAACAGAAATTGTGATAAATCAAGAATTCAGAGAAAATACTACACCACAAGAAGAAAAGAAGAAGGGAAGGAAACGTAAACGAAATGAACAAAGCTGGAAACAGAACAAAGCTAAAAGTCTAAGAAATGCTGGAAAACAATATAttagtaagaaaaataaaacaatcaaaccTCGTTCTGTTCAATCATCCTGTAGTGATAAATGTAGGCTTAAATGCTCTGAAAAAATAACCGCAGAACAAAGACAAACAATTTTTGATGCGTATTGGAATCTTGGTCAAGTTGATGTTCAAAGATCGTTTATTATGTCTTGTATGACCGATATAACCccaagatataaatatacaaacgcTCGTAATCCAAGAAATTGCAATCAAGCATTCCATTTCTTATTTGAAGGACAATCGGTACGTgtttgtaaaactttttttattaaagtattagaTATTTCTGATCGTGTTATACGCACAGTCAAAGACAAAATAGATAAACATGGATTTCTATCACGAGATCGGAGAGGACAACACATCAACC ATAAGGATTGATGAACAGCTATACCACGAATCGAATCCCATTATATCAGACAATATTCTACTCGTGAGTACATTGACGGCGGGAAAACAATTGCAGATCTTTTCAGGGACTTTGAagaaactcaaaataaaaataaaaaagcggcCG TAAAAGGTCATACCCAAAACGAGGGTGATAATATTCAAAGCCTCATAGAGGAGGAGATAGCAAAAAATCTAAAATCCGGTCCAATATATTCACCTCACCAATATGTAGCTGTAATTAAAAACGCAAAGAAATCTggcaagaaattctcagtacATGAACTGACATTCGAGTCGTTTTTGGACTTGAAAAAACTACAAGAAGATTGGggtattaactttaataaaacaaaagagggGACAACTGTTTTATGGAATGACATAAAGGCGATAAGAGTGACCAGAGATACACCTTTCTCATTTTTCGTTAAGACCTCTTACAAAGATAGTGGATACCAGGAAGTGAGCGTCAGAAATAAAAGGAAGAAAATGCTTCCTGTGTGTGATATTATACCAACTAATGTATACACTCAAAGGCAAGAGCTAAGTGAGAATAAAAAGAAAGATCTTAGGGaattattgtcaaaaaaaattataccaaatTTTTATTCCGACTTTTATAACTCTATTCTTTAA
- the LOC125075607 gene encoding uncharacterized protein LOC125075607, with amino-acid sequence MSESSDSAKSCTSQNGGHNVTKRKPRPMQRVSTDGERTGIFNAGLRLPSFYPDDPEVWFAQVEALFANAGITGDSTKFNYVIGNLDHQYSREVKDILLAPPAADKYNKLKTELIKRLSASQERKVKQLLMHEDLGDRKPSQFLRHLQNLAGQNVPEDFLRTIWCSRLPGNIQTLLASQPHSSLETLADLADRVQDIASPPHHIAATSAHGPSLQSMADDPARGLDISAVTEVDHLDVPSPAIGGIRYAGITNGLGTAQRNA; translated from the exons ATGAGCGAAAGCAGCGATTCTGCTAAGTCATGCACTTCACAAAATGGCGGTCATAACGTGACAAAGCGAAAACCACGCCCTATGCAGCGCGTTAGTACTGACGGTGAACGCACTGGAATTTTTAACGCCGGTCTTCGACTACCATCTTTTTACCCTGATGACCCGGAAGTCTGGTTCGCACAAGTCGAGGCTCTATTCGCGAACGCCGGCATTACTGGTGACTCCACCAAATTTAATTACGTCATCGGCAATCTCGATCACCAATATTCGCGCGAGGTCAAGGATATTTTACTGGCTCCACCTGCTGctgataaatacaataaattaaaaaccgaGCTAATCAAGCGACTTTCGGCTTCTCAAGAGCGCAAGGTGAAACAGCTTCTCATGCATGAAGATCTTGGAGATAGAAAGCCATCACAATTCCTGCGTCATCTCCAGAACCTCGCAGGCCAGAACGTACCTGAGGACTTTCTCCGTACCATCTGGTGCAGTCGCCTGCCCGGAAACATCCAGACCCTTCTCGCATCGCAGCCTCATAGCTCACTAGAGACCCTTGCAGACTTGGCCGACAGAGTGCAAGATATAGCATCCCCACCGCACCACATTGCTGCGACATCTGCGCATGGACCCAGTTTGCAGTCCATGGCTG ACGACCCCGCTCGAGGACTCGACATCAGCGCCGTGACAGAAGTGGATCATCTAGACGTTCCGAGTCCAGCTATCGGAGGTATCCGATATGCTGGTATCACCAACGGTTTAGGGACGGCGCAACGAAATGCATAA